The uncultured Pseudodesulfovibrio sp. genome contains the following window.
CAAAGCGGAAGCATCACAACGCAGGTGGTCATAGCCGGTTGGTCGGGGTGGGGCGGCGATATCCCGGACGGAATCCTGAATGTCGGCTATGTCTCCGACGATACGCTCGCCTGTCTGTATAGTGGCGCTACCGCATTGATCTTCCCCAGTTTCTACGAAGGGTTCGGTCTGCCTGTGCTGGAGGCCATGACATGCGGGTGCCCCGTCATCCTGACAAGGGAGGCCAGTCTTCCCGAAGTGGCCGGTGATGCCGGATGTTATCTGAGTACCCCTGACGCGTTGGATGAACTCATCTCATGGATGCAGCGATTTGAAACCGACGCGAAGTTTCGACAGGAGATGTCGGATGCAGCACTGGAGCAATCGCGACTGTTCTCCTGGGAGGAGACCGCTCGATTGACCAAGGAGGCCCTTCTTGCCGTCCACGAGGCAAAGAACCGGTGAATACGCTAATTCTTCACGATTTGGTGTGAGCGGATCAACACCTCGGATCGAGGCAATGTCGAATCCCCGTTTCCCCGTGTTACCTGTCGTGCGGAAGGTTCACACGCCATATCCCGCCGGACAGATGGCTGAAATCCTTGATGGGCTCGAATAGATCCGTGTTGGTTTTGTAGAGCCCCATCAACTGAAACAGGACGGATTCCACGACGGCCCTATCGGTTACGGCCAGAAAGTTCGTGTCTGCGGAATAGGTCAGATACGGATCGGGAAGGGTGGTGAAATCGAATTGGTCCGGTCGTTTTCCGGTCAGATCGAGGACACTGCCGAATCCTGCGTAACCCTTGTCGACAACCGCTTGCGGCACTACGACAGTGGAAGCGTTCCGGTCATATTGAAAGTCGTCCTTGTCGAAGATGTCCAGGTGGTTGGCCACGGTTGGCGGGTTCGCGTCAAATGCGTGCGCAAAGGCGAGGAGGTAGCCCACTGTGGTGTAGACGCGCGCAGGCAGACAGAGGGCTATGGGCTGCGAGTTGCTTGTTTCCCCGTGCATGTTCGTCGACACATACTGGGCAATGTACTGAGTCCATTTTTCGCCCCGTTGTCCCAGGTCCAATCTCGCTTCCCGATGGTTTGCAAAGTAGTGTATCCAGCGTGCCGCAGTCTCTTGATCGGATTGCATGAGCGGGTATGCGGCAATAAAGCAGGAGGCGTCGGTCTGTGAGCCGCCGTCGAAATATACCGGCATGCCGGTCAGGAATTGATAAAAGTAGCCGTAATCCCACCATGTCCAGATGAGCGTTTCTTGCGGGAAGGTCTGGTTGAGTTGCCGAGCCAGGGTGAAGTCCTGTTCCGAGAAATAGGCATCCGGAGTGTACTGCAAAGCCTTGGCTCCGGCTCCGCTGAACAGGATTAGGCAGAACAAGCCGAGGGCACCGTATCGGCCGATTCCCTGCTTGAAGGATGTGGCTCCCGTTCGATTCATCAGCCAGTTGCCTGTTTCCACCACGCCATACACGGTCAGTAGGGCAGCCGCAGGAACGAAAAACGGAATGAAGCGCCGTGAAAGCAGGGCGAACGTTCCAAAAGCGGCGCCTGGCAGCAGCAGAAACAAGCTTTTCCAGCCAAAGCGCCATCCGTAAAACCCCGCACCAAGCAGCAGGAAGGGCAGGAGCCACGCTGTCCCCAGGGTTTTGTCACCGAGTTCAACAAGCGTCAGCGGTTTCAACTCCATGATCGCGCTACTGAGCAGGGACCCTTCTGTGCCGCCGAAAGCCAGTGCGATGTGCGCGACGGTGTAATTATACCAATCGGCAAATGGCGATATGCGTGCGAGAGCCAAGGCGATCACGCACAGGATGGTGGCCACCAGTGTCAGCTTGACTAACAGGTCTCCCCGGCGTCTCGGCCAGTGGACGAGGTAGCAGGCAACAAATCCCACGGACAGAAAGACACCGGGTTTCCACCAAAGCCACTGAAGAACGAGCAGGGAGGCATACCCTAACGTCCAGGCAAGTCGGCGAGTGGAGGAGGAAAAGCGCATGACGCAGAAGAGCGATGCGTAGGTCAGAAACGGGGCCAACGCGTCCGTATCCAGCACGCCAATGTGGGTTCGATCTATCCAGTATGGAGAAAGAAGCGCCAACAAGGGGGCCACAAACGTGACGGCGGGCCTCTTTGTTGCCAGAGCCCAGGGCAATACGGCCAGGACCATTGTCAGTCCTAGGACGGGACCAAGGGCGGAGCCTGCCGCCAATAGATCCTGTATGCTGGTGCCGCCCAGAAAGGCCAGCAGCCGGGAGAGCAGCATGGAGCCGGTAAAAAATCCCGTAAGGGGCATTCCCCGGGCCGCGAACATGCGGGCGTGGTTCAGGTGGTAATATCCGTCGTTGTTGGTGACGGCCAGAACGCCGTCCACGCGGCAGCCGGCGTCCTGGAGCAGGCCGGTGTGATATTCCGCGAGCAGAAAATTCAGGAGCACGCCGACGCCCAGCGCGCACAATGCGGCAAGGGTGGTCCTATTCAGGGCTGATCGTTCCAAGGGGCTCACCACAACCCGCTTTGGGCGAGGATGCCCGGCACAACGTCCTGCCAGTCTCCGGTATGGTCCACCCCCTCGACGGTAATGATCCGAATGGAGTCAGGATTGCCCAGCTGGGACACGTAATGTTCCGCTATTGCCGGGGGCATGACGGAGTCGTCTCGGCTGACGATGTGCAGCTGGGGAATTCTCAGAAGGGCTGCCTTGTCGCGCATCGGATCAAGGGAGTTTCGGAGGGGGGAAACCTTATGCCACTGGGTCCAAAAGGCGTGGTCGATATTGCCTGCCACCGTCACGACAGCATCCACATCGTCTCGCCGCTCTGCCAGCAACAGCGCGACGCATCCGCCGCCTGAATACCCCAGCAATTTGAGTCTGGAAGCGTGTGCCCGGGCCTTTGCCTGGTCGAGAAAGCCGTTCATTTCGGCAATGACAGGTTCGGAAAAACGGGCAGAGGTCCAGAGCGGAGTGTAGCAATTGCGGCGTTGTTCGCCCTGGACGTACTGGCAGGGGCGGGCAAGATAGAGCACCGCGTCATTAGAATCCGTTGATGCCAGCGTGAGCCCGATGGGGTTGTGCGGTGTGGGGTCAAGGGACGGGCGATTACGGGTCCGCCAGGCCAGGCCGTCCCCCTCGATGTAGACGCGCAGAGTTGTTCCTGTGCCCCGCTCGTAGCCAACCAGGTCGAAATATTTGCCGGAATAGGTGATCGGGTCCAGATTTGCGCTGCGGGCCAACGCTCCCGGGTCTGTCTGTCCCAGACAACCGGCCAGAAGCAGTGCAGAGATGATCGCACCGGCGAGTAGGCAGGTGCGGCGCAACGTTCCTGCAAGGCGGTCCTTGCGTGGGTGAGGAGTCCTTGGGGGAATCGTCCGCATTTCAGGCCAACTCCTTGTCGATTGTCTCGGCGTTCAGTCTGTTGTCTTCAGAGTTGAACGGGGCCGGAGCGTGTTACCGGTCTTCGCTGCCCGCTTTGTTCCTGTCTTTTCTGAGGTCCGCGAGTTGGGCCTCGTAGGCGGCCATTTTCTGTGTCAGGACCCGTATGGAGGTCTCGTGGCGCGTCAACTGGATCTCCAGGGTAAGCAGCCTGATGAGCAGGATGCACAAACTGATGATGATCAGCAGGACCGGGGGGTAGTGCACGCCTAACAGCTTGCCAAACCAATCGAGAATGGACGGGAAGACACCAAACAGGACGAGGCAGAATACGGCCCCGAGCCAGAGCGCTGTCTGGTACACGCCGATTCGTTGCCTGCGGATCAACCAGATGATTACGCCGCCGACAACCAGGGCGATCACTGTGGAGACTTCATTAAAAAGCGTCATGCCCATCCTGTTCTTGGAGTCGTTGTTCTCTGCCGGTTAACCAATCCACGAAAATCCAGACAAAAGTCTTTATCATATACCGTCCAACGTCCAGCCAGGAATCGAAAATCCTGGAATGTCCGCATACTCTTTCACACATGCCGATGGCATGTTCACGGCAGACGAGCCCTTTACGGCGCAAAAGCAACAACACGCCGACGTCCTGATAGTCCAGCATCGTTCCCTCGTCAGACAACAATACGTCAAGGGCCTTGAGGTCGTATAGTCTGAAGCCGGAAGTAAGATCGACTATGCCGAGTCCCGTCAACCGCGCGAAAAGGCGCCACGCAAACTTTCTGGATCGGCTTCCCCGTTGAGGACAGCTTCCGATGAGGGTGTTGGACTTCTCTCTTTCATACTCCCGGATCAGATCCGGGATGTATTGCGGCTCATGCTGCCCGTCGCCGTCCATGGTGATAAAACACTCGTGTTCCGCTCGCTGGCTGGCATGGCGCAGTCCCGCCTGAACAGCCATCCAGGCTCCCGCCGTGTAGGGGAGTCGGAGAACTTCAGCCCCCGCGGCCATGGCCATGCTGTACGTGTCGTCCTGACTATTGTCGTCCACCACATAAACAGTGCAGCCGAGTTGTCGGACTTGATCCACCACCGAGCCGATCGTGTGCGCCTCGTTCAGAGCGGGGATGATTACGGCAACACGGGAAGGGGGGAGCATGTACTCTCCGCTTGGGTTGGTTGGAAGTTGAAGCAAAAAAAGGACGGCAAAAGCCGCCCTTTTTTCAGATTCATTAGCAGTTGAGACTAGAACTCGTAACGTACAAAGAACTGGCCCCGGTAGGATTCGTAGTCGGTGCGTCCCATGCTTGCTCCGCCTTCAAGGCCGAGGGTCAGGGCGTCATCGACATACCAGTTTGCGCCGAGAATTCCTTCGAATTCGTCATAGTCGGAGCCGACCGGAATCGAAGAGGTCTGGACGTCGTACATGTAACGCAGGGAGGCGTAAGGCTCCAGGCCGAACTCGTAGAGATAGGCAGCCTTTGCTTCACCGCTGACCTGGCCCAGGTAGTTGTCCGGGTTGGCGATGTCGGTTCCGCCGCGAGAGAAGGAACCCATGTCACCGTCGATGTACATGTAGCCCAGGCGGCCGCTCAGGGTCCAAGCGTCGATGGTGTAGTTCTGGGTCAGGCCAATGCTGCTCAGCAGGCGGGTCGCGTCGTAGTGGCCGGTGTTGTTGCCGTCGCTGTCGGCGTAACGGCTGTTGGTATAGCCGAAGGCCGCGTCGAGGACGGTGCTGTCAGTGAAATTGTAGGCCAAATAGGGCAGGACGGTCCATTCATGGTCGGTTTTCAGGGAACCGTCGTCGGCACCGCCGTTCCAGCCGTTCTTGTCGAGGTCCAGGCTGCCGTAGCCGCCGGCAATACCGATCAACAGATCGGAAGTGGCCCGCCAGTCGATACCGGCAAAAGCGCTGTAGTAATCGGCGTTGTACTTGCCGCCGCTGGCAGAGCTGCTGAAATTGATGTAGGAACCCATGCCCCAGATACCGATGTCATTGGCGGCATCACCCGAGGCGAGACCCACTTCCTTGGCAGTGGTGTCGAAGTTGAAGTTGCCGTTCGCATCCAGTTTGGCGACCGGAGTGAACTGACGACCGCGGGCTCCTCCCCCTGCGACAGATGCGATGCGGCTCGTGATGGCCGTAACGGCCTGAGTGCTCGCGGTTCGAACGACGTCGTTGGTGGCCTGCTCCTGACCGTTGGTTTCAGCAAATGCCGCAGGGGCGGCAAATACGACAATGGCAGCGATCAGCATAATCAAACGTTTCATAATCTCTGTATCCCCCTAATTTTGACCACAGGATGGCAGGCCGAGAAGGCTTGCCAGCGAATGACGTCATCCCAAAGATTGTTAAATGAGCTTGGTGGGTCATGTTAACCCATTTATATCACTGTAAAT
Protein-coding sequences here:
- a CDS encoding DUF2304 domain-containing protein yields the protein MTLFNEVSTVIALVVGGVIIWLIRRQRIGVYQTALWLGAVFCLVLFGVFPSILDWFGKLLGVHYPPVLLIIISLCILLIRLLTLEIQLTRHETSIRVLTQKMAAYEAQLADLRKDRNKAGSEDR
- a CDS encoding glycosyltransferase family 2 protein encodes the protein MLPPSRVAVIIPALNEAHTIGSVVDQVRQLGCTVYVVDDNSQDDTYSMAMAAGAEVLRLPYTAGAWMAVQAGLRHASQRAEHECFITMDGDGQHEPQYIPDLIREYEREKSNTLIGSCPQRGSRSRKFAWRLFARLTGLGIVDLTSGFRLYDLKALDVLLSDEGTMLDYQDVGVLLLLRRKGLVCREHAIGMCERVCGHSRIFDSWLDVGRYMIKTFVWIFVDWLTGREQRLQEQDGHDAF
- a CDS encoding autotransporter outer membrane beta-barrel domain-containing protein translates to MKRLIMLIAAIVVFAAPAAFAETNGQEQATNDVVRTASTQAVTAITSRIASVAGGGARGRQFTPVAKLDANGNFNFDTTAKEVGLASGDAANDIGIWGMGSYINFSSSASGGKYNADYYSAFAGIDWRATSDLLIGIAGGYGSLDLDKNGWNGGADDGSLKTDHEWTVLPYLAYNFTDSTVLDAAFGYTNSRYADSDGNNTGHYDATRLLSSIGLTQNYTIDAWTLSGRLGYMYIDGDMGSFSRGGTDIANPDNYLGQVSGEAKAAYLYEFGLEPYASLRYMYDVQTSSIPVGSDYDEFEGILGANWYVDDALTLGLEGGASMGRTDYESYRGQFFVRYEF